In Bombus terrestris chromosome 6, iyBomTerr1.2, whole genome shotgun sequence, a single window of DNA contains:
- the LOC100651942 gene encoding cilia- and flagella-associated protein 58, whose translation MMDMEMNAGLDDEGSESSESASEGSSASSTFCDLEKDYSKVLQEMKSNEALAPFMAEYTKLYESLYKAYRTEKDLTERCNTLREELFTSDHKVYELTHTISTNEKEIEKLKQDVLNAIKRADAAHTREQNAQDTIENLRVNVQQLSQEIAQKNRQLAATEDTSIAKQKESLAQEKEKLVSEINTLKQRLKNMALYIEELEDRSSSAGHQIAEMQENLDIQLNEISRERRGRQRAEEEALQLQEGLAIKTSDLETANESIKAAAANVIKLESLLKEQRTSGEKMQREINKLSVKKLNLESDLENANNQIENLDKEVLEKDKQLKDWKQSINRMREEVSKHKSQKESISKRWQKIEIERSTLEQQLKHTSAKSKNAEHQKMICQKQLVDKQQELEVHIREKNVLARTKENLGDYIRRMQHELMVCEYSRRKIEHELDTSLRDIMDVHSLLSAVEKERDKHSLTAQNLAQQVEEYISEVKLKQVEISNYKKRLAEAEAKYRQQQNMFETVRAERNACGKSLTEAHDEIQELKNKLKVLSHQIEQLKEDIVTKESQLIKEEFMRNKVEKEREGLRVELQTSRREMSELKHEIESMKQEEKSLRQVIQRAESDIARHKKDIDNIMNERDMLGTQLVRRNDELSLQYSRIKVLHGTLQRGEVQYNQRLEDIRLLKLEVKKLRTEKTLLIKNIQNMSDLRKEVFHLNHDLTRERLKVMALEEEVQTPLNIHRWRKLEGSDPSTYELLKKIQILQKRMIKMAADMIEKEKKVKDTEKLYMNLREILSKHPGPQVMVSLNKTQKALRERGKKVKCLLAELSMYEVQMGEYRIGMDRMSIEMNDLKKKYFIQKKKLHISKESKPKSLSQPVFPAISQSQKKFCGGGFNMATPTPRNCFVVDSECR comes from the exons ATGATGGACATGGAGATGAACGCTGGCTTAGAC GATGAGGGGAGCGAGAGTAGCGAATCTGCATCAGAGGGTAGCTCGGCCAGCAGCACGTTTTGCGATCTCGAGAAGGATTACTCGAAG GTATTACAAGAGATGAAATCTAATGAGGCATTGGCTCCTTTCATGGCAGAATATACTAAACTTTACGAGTCTCTGTACAAAGCTTACAGAACAGAGAAAGACTTAACGGAGAGGTGTAATACGTTAAGG GAAGAACTATTTACAAGCGATCATAAAGTGTACGAGTTAACGCATACAATTTCTACGAACGAAAAGGAGATCGAAAAGCTGAAGCAAGATGTATTGAACGCGATAAAGCGAGCGGATGCCGCTCACACACGCGAGCAAAATGCGCAAGACACAATTGAAAATTTGCGAGTGAACGTACAGCAATTGAGTCAGGAAATTGCGCAGAAGAACAGACAGTTGGCCGCCACTGAAGA CACGAGCATCGCGAAACAAAAGGAGAGTCTCGCACAAGAAAAGGAGAAGCTGGTGAGCGAAATAAACACATTAAAGCAACGACTGAAGAACATGGCTTTGTACATAGAGGAACTGGAGGATAGAAGTAGCTCTGCCGGGCATCAAATAGCCGAGATGCAAGAAAATCTAGATATACAACTGAACGAAATCTCCAGAGAGCGACGAGGGAGACAGAGGGCAGAGGAAGAGGCTTTACAGTTGCAAGAAGGACTTGCAATAAAAACGAGCGATCTCGAG ACGGCAAACGAATCGATAAAAGCAGCAGCTGCTAACGTGATAAAGTTGGAAAGTTTGCTGAAGGAGCAAAGAACATCCGGCGAAAAAATGCAAAGGGAAATAAACAAGTTGTCGGTAAAGAAGTTGAACCTCGAATCGGATCTCGAGAACGCGAATAACCAAATAGAAAATTTGGACAAGGAAGTGTTGGAGAAGGACAAGCAATTGAAAGATTGGAAGCAGAGCATAAACAG GATGAGAGAGGAAGTCTCGAAGCACAAGTCTCAGAAAGAATCAATATCGAAGCGATGGCAGAAAATTGAAATCGAGAGATCAACCCTGGAGCAACAGCTGAAGCACACATCGGCGAAATCAAAGAATGCAGAGCATCAGAAGATGATATGCCAGAAACAGCTAGTCGACAAGCAGCAAGAATTGGAGGTTCATATACGCGAGAAGAATGTCTTGGCTCGTACCAAGGAGAATTTAGGCGACTATATTAGGAGAATGCAACACGAGCTGATGGTGTGCGAGTACAGTAGAAGGAAAATTGAACACGAGCTTGACACTTCGTTGCGGGATATTATGGACGTTCACTCGCTCTTAAGCGCAGTGGAGAAAGAAAGGGATAAGCATAGCTTGACCGCTCAGAATTTGGCACAACAG GTGGAGGAATACATAAGCGAGGTGAAACTGAAGCAAGTCGAGATCTCGAACTACAAGAAGCGGCTAGCTGAAGCCGAGGCAAAGTACCGACAGCAGCAGAATATGTTCGAGACTGTTCGGGCTGAGAGAAACGCATGTGGCAAAAGCCTGACAGAAGCGCACGACGAGATACAGGAGTTGAAGAACAAATTAAAAGTGTTAAGCCACCAAATTGAGCAGCTGAAAGAGGACATCGTCACCAAGGAGAGCCAACTAATCAAAGAGGAGTTCA TGCGCAATAAagtagaaaaggaaagagaagggtTGAGGGTCGAGCTGCAAACCAGCCGCAGGGAGATGTCGGAGCTGAAACATGAGATCGAGTCGATGAAGCAGGAGGAAAAGAGCTTGAGGCAAGTGATACAGCGCGCCGAATCGGATATTGCACGACATAAGAAGGATATCGACAATATAATGAATGAGAGGGACATGTTGGGCACGCAACTGGTCCGAAGAAATGACGAGCTGAGTCTTCAGTATAGCAGAATAAAGGTTTTACATGGAACTCTTCAACGAGGAGAGGTTCAGTATAATCAAAGGCTGGAGGATATTAGGCTGTTGAAGTTGGAGGTGAAGAAGCTAAGGACAGAGAAGACTCTGCTGATAAAGAATATTCAGAACATGAGCGATCTACGTAAAGAAGTGTTTCATTTGAATCACGACTTGACAAGAGAGAGATTGAAAGTGATGGCATTAGAGGAGGAAGTGCAAACGCCGTTGAACATTCACAGATGGAGGAAACTTGAG GGTTCCGATCCAAGTACCTACGAACTTTTGAAGAAGATACAAATTCTGCAAAAACGAATGATAAAAATGGCAGCTGACATGATCGAGAAGGAGAAGAAAGTAAAAGACACCGAGAAACTGTATATGAATTTACGTGAAATTCTGTCGAAGCATCCTGGACCTCAGGTCATGGTTTCTCTCAATAAAACTCAAAAAGCATTGCGCGAGAGAGGGAAAAAAGTgaag TGTCTACTAGCTGAGTTGAGCATGTACGAGGTTCAAATGGGCGAATACAGGATAGGCATGGATAGGATGAGCATCGAGATGAAcgatttgaaaaagaaatacttcatacaaaagaagaaattacaCATATCGAAAGAATCGAAACCGAAATCTTTGTCTCAGCCTGTTTTCCCAGCTATAAGTCAAAGTCAAAAGAAATTCTGCGGGGGCGGCTTTAACATGGCAACACCAACACCTAGAAATTGTTTCGTCGTGGACTCTGAGTGCAGATGA